The proteins below are encoded in one region of Triticum aestivum cultivar Chinese Spring chromosome 1B, IWGSC CS RefSeq v2.1, whole genome shotgun sequence:
- the LOC123092363 gene encoding NRR repressor homolog 1, giving the protein MDATKTAAKAVAAGNGDADAAPSTRRTAAPRPVPRRDEPLAGEGGAAADPAPATATTGATVAESGVEDEQVERFYALLANIRAMRGMNESGGDDAGASTEGASEVCGGGRKRARWAEPPWRPAFRLEDFQDASASKKDMNDDGAASHRRPGKETKDEAADGGKEDDVARNGRGVVTPSSERKV; this is encoded by the coding sequence ATGGACGCCACAAAGACAGCAGCCAAGGCTGTGGCGGCAGGcaacggcgacgcagacgccgcgCCGTCGAcccggcggacggcggcgccgaGGCCAGTACCTCGGCGGGACGAACCGCTGGCAGGAGAAGGCGGGGCTGCGGCCGACCCGGCGCCTGCGACGGCAACAACAGGCGCTACTGTTGCGGAGAGCGGCGTGGAGGACGAGCAGGTGGAGAGGTTCTACGCGCTGTTGGCCAACATCCGGGCCATGAGGGGCATGAACGAGAGCGGGGGCGACGACGCCGGCGCGAGCACGGAGGGTGCCAGCGAGGTCTGCGGCGGCGGGAGGAAGCGCGCGCGCTGGGCAGAGCCGCCGTGGAGGCCGGCTTTCAGGCTGGAGGACTTCCAGGACGCCAGCGCGTCCAAGAAGGACATGAATGACGACGGTGCCGCCAGCCATCGGCGGCCGGGCAAGGAGACCAAGGACGAAGCGGCGGATGGCGGGAAGGAGGACGACGTGGCACGGAATGGCCGTGGAGTCGTCACGCCGTCGTCAGAGAGGAAAGTTTGA